The following is a genomic window from Planctomycetia bacterium.
CGCCGAGGCCGTGGCAGCGCGTGCGAAAGACGCCAAGCCCGACGGCGCAAAGAGCAAATCGAGCCCGCACCCCGACGCGCCGACCGCCGACGCGCCGTGGGGGCGCAAAGCCGATGGCACTCCGACGACGCGCGAAGAATTCCTCACACGGCTCGATCAGGCCGTCGCCGACATCTACGGCCTCGACCTCAAGTACGGCCCCAAGCCGATCATCAAACGCTTCCCCGGCGATCACCTGCCGCCCGATCAGCGCACCCCGGAGAACATCGCCGCCGGCCAGCGCGGATTGCTCCCGCACGAGCTCGAGGGCGAGCGCAAGGCGAAGGAGGACCGCGTGCGCCGCGCCGAGTTCGACGCCAAACGCGACGCCGAAGAAGCGGCGAGCAAAGCCAATGAGGCCGCGCGCTTCGCCGAAGAGGCCCAGCGCCGCCGCGAGGAATTCGAGCGGCAGGTCGCGCGCGGGGCCGCGGCGGCCGAAGCGAATAAACCGGCCGCATCGCGCGATTCGGAAACGCCCCTCGCATCACCCGGGGAGAATGAGCCGGTCACATCACCCGGCGCGGAAGATTCGCCCGCATCGCCCGGCGAGAATGAGTCGGTCACATCTACCAACTCCGCCAAGCACCATCCCGACCCGATTCTCGCGTGCCACAATGGCGGCACTCTTAATCTGGCGGGGGAATGTGCGAAGGAGTCGAGTGCCGACGGTGGGATGAGAACCGCCCGGACTGAAGTCCGGGGCTCGTCGGCGGAGACGGTGGGCCGAGCCCACCCTACGGGCAGCGAGGCCCCGAAGCCATCCGGCACCGAGGCCCAGCGCCAGGCCAAACTCCGCGCCGATCGCCGCGCCGAATGGGAAGAAAAGCATAAAAAGGAATTTCCGGCCCCTCAAAAGTGCGAGCGGCCCGACACCCTCGACGACCTGCTCAAACCCAAAGACCGCACCTGCGACCTGCCCAACTTCTGCGTGGACTGGAAGCACAAGTAGGCGATTGACGTGTCAATCATCGTCCTCATCGTCGTTGTGCCGGGCCCGCGCACGGACGAGTCCGTCGACGGTGAGCTTGGCGATCGTCTCTTTGGCGAAGGAGTCGATCATCTCTTCACGGCTCGCGCTCGAGTCGCCCGCCGTGAGGGTCGTGGCAAACCACGCCTGCTTGCGCGTGGCGACGTCATAGAGGCGCAGCTCGTTGCGAACGCGCGGCAGATCGACGTAATAACCGCCGGATCGGGTGATGTGCGCGTCGTAATAGCCGCGGCCGTAGCCCCAGCGGCGACTGCCGCGAAACGATCGGGCCGAGAGGAATTCATCGGTATGGATATCGACGCGCTCGGGCACGTATTCGCGATCATGGAAGGCGCCGGTCTGCGTGATGAGCAGCACGCCGTCGATCTTCTGCTCGGCCATCAGCGGGAAGATGTCCTCGTCCTTCCAGTCCCGTGTCGGCGGGAGAAGGGTGATCGAGGCCACGCCCTGCGTCTGGGTATCGGCGAGCAACTGGACGAAGGCGTCCTCAATGGCGGCCCGGTCGCCCAGATCGGCGTAGCACGGCGCGACCAGGACGCGGGTAAATACGCGGCTGGAAAAATCGGGATCGACGAAACTGTTGATCTCCGTCCTGGCCGGTGCGCAGCCGGCGGCCAGGGCAACGATGAAAAGTGCCGACATGATGGCACTACCCACTGGCGGACGGGCAAGGCGCGGGATTCCGGCTGTCGAGATCGCGATCATGACTGCTCATCCGACGATTCGTCGGCGTCCGATTTGTCCTCGGCCTTCTCCGGCAGGCCGTAATCGAGCTTCATCGGCGGCGGATCGCCGCCCGGCCCGATCAGGTAGTGCTCCATCCACTGCATCATGCGGAGATTGTAGTCCAGCCGGGCAGCCGCCTTGCGATTGCCATGCCCCTCGCCGGGATACCGAATCAGCCGCACCGGCACCTTGCCGATCGTCTTGAGGAAGCGATACAGCTCCATCGACTGGCCAGGATGGACGCGGGTGTCGTCGGCCCCGCCGAGAATGAGAATCGGCGTACGGGCCTTCTTGACGTAGTAGATCGGCGACCGCTCGCGGTAGAAGTTCCACTTGTCGTTCCACGGATGGTCGCGGGTGTGGACGAGGTAGTCCTCGCTGGGGATGTCGGTCGTGCCCTTCTTGGAGATCGAGTCGCTGATGCCAACGAACATGACGCTCGCCGCGAAGTGCTGCGTCAGCGCCGTCGCCCCCCATGCCGAGGCATATCCGCCGTAAGAGCCGCCGGTGATGCCGACCTTCTCCTTGTCGACGAGACCGGTATCGATGAGGTGCTTGACGCCATCGACGAGGTCGTTGAACTCCTTGCCCGCCTCATCGCCCTGGCCGAGCTTGCTGAACTCGACGCCGCGACCGGTACTGCCGCGATAGTTGGGATAGAAGACGGCAAACCCGCGCGCGGCCGCCACCTGCCCCGGCCGGGAGTAATTCGTGAGCCAAGCATTGTACTCGTGGGCCTCGGGACCGCCATGGACATAGACGATCAGCGGGTACTTGGCATCGGGCTTCTCGTCGAGCGGGTGAATGAGGATGCCCTGGATGTCCTGGCCGTCGCGGGCCTCAAAGGAAATCGCCTCCTGTTTGGCGAAGCGCTTCTCGGCGAGCCAGGGATTGCTGTCGGTCAGCCGGCGCGGCGAGGTCTCGCCGTGCTTCATGACGAAGAGCTCAGGCGGGTGTGCGTGGCTGCCGCCGACGAAGGCGCCGCTCTGGCCGTCCCTGGACAGGGAGAAACCGCCGAGGACGAGATCGCCCGCGGTGACGATGGTCTTGCGGCCGGCGCCGTCGACGCCGACCTTGCCGAAGGTGGATGACAGTCCTTCGTCACCGATGAACATGACGGTGCGATCGTCCTGCCAGTCGATGGCGGCGACGTGCCCCTTGTAGTCCGGGAGGAGGTCCTTGAGTTTGCCGGTCTGTGCATCGGCGAGCAGGAGGCGGCCCTCGGCGGGGTCGTTGATGTCGGCTGCGGAGATCATGGCGACGTGGCGGCCGTCGGGCGACCACGCGACGCGCCCGAGCTTGCCGGGGTTGTCGACGGTGGTGAGCACCTCGCCGGAGTCGGCATCGACGATGCGGACGCGGGTCCGCATGTAGATGTCGTCGATGAGGGATGTCGGGGAGAGGCAGACGCAGAGCTGGTCCTTCGCAGGACTCCACTCGACGGCGACGACGTGACCCTCGATGGGCAGCGACCTGGGCTCGTCCTTCTTGTTGTCGAGATTCGCCACCCAGACGCGGGTGGGATCGAGGTCCTCCTCGTAAACCTCGGCCTTGAAGCCGGCATCGGTGAGGGCTTCCTTATCCTTGGGGGTCTTGGCGGTGGCGCGAAAGGCCACGTGTGCGGCGTCGGGGCTGAGGGTGTAGGACTGAATGTCAGTCTCGTGGGTGAGGACACGGCGGGCCTCGCCACCGTCGATGGGAATTCGGTAGAGTGAGTTGTGCTTGTCGTCGCCGCGCTTGGCGATGAAGTAGATCGCGTCACCGGAAGGCGACCACCTGAGCTGGCCGATATTGACCTTGCCGACGATGAATGGGCGGCCGGCGCCGGCGGCGAGGTCGTAGACGTGGAGTTCGGCATAGGCGCCGCCGTCTTCAAACTTCTCGTCGGGCTCGGTGGCGAAGGGATTTCGCGGGACGCTGAGGAGGTAGGCGATCTTCGAGCCGTCGGGCGAGATCTTGGGGCTGTCCACGGCGCGCAGGGCGGCGACGTCGCGCGGGGTGAGGGTGTCGGCCGGCGGCGTCTGTGCCGAGGCGAGCCGGACGGCGAACAGGATGACGACGAAAGATGCGAAACAAAGGCGACAAATGGGAGCGGATGATCTAAGGGGCATGGATGTGAAAACCTCCTCGCACTCGATACGGGTGCGTCTTGTTAATGCGTCTGAGGGAGCGGATTCTCCGTCCTTCGGCGCAGGGACACAACCCCGGCCCTTTCTTTGAAACTGACAAGCTCGCTGCGTACGATGCGGGCCGGTGAAAACGGCGTCCGGAGGCCCACCTGGGGTGCCGATTGGAGCGTGGCGGCGGAGTTGGCGTGCGGTGGATGGGGGGCTAGAATAAGAATTGACGATGGATTACGGGATCAATGAAGGGGGGCGGGAGTACATTTATGGCGGAGCAAGTGACGAGACTCAAGGTCAGCGATCTCTCCGGTGTGTCACTTGTGGAATTCGCGGATCGGAAGATTCTCGACGAGTTGTGCATCCACGAGATT
Proteins encoded in this region:
- a CDS encoding S9 family peptidase, whose amino-acid sequence is MPLRSSAPICRLCFASFVVILFAVRLASAQTPPADTLTPRDVAALRAVDSPKISPDGSKIAYLLSVPRNPFATEPDEKFEDGGAYAELHVYDLAAGAGRPFIVGKVNIGQLRWSPSGDAIYFIAKRGDDKHNSLYRIPIDGGEARRVLTHETDIQSYTLSPDAAHVAFRATAKTPKDKEALTDAGFKAEVYEEDLDPTRVWVANLDNKKDEPRSLPIEGHVVAVEWSPAKDQLCVCLSPTSLIDDIYMRTRVRIVDADSGEVLTTVDNPGKLGRVAWSPDGRHVAMISAADINDPAEGRLLLADAQTGKLKDLLPDYKGHVAAIDWQDDRTVMFIGDEGLSSTFGKVGVDGAGRKTIVTAGDLVLGGFSLSRDGQSGAFVGGSHAHPPELFVMKHGETSPRRLTDSNPWLAEKRFAKQEAISFEARDGQDIQGILIHPLDEKPDAKYPLIVYVHGGPEAHEYNAWLTNYSRPGQVAAARGFAVFYPNYRGSTGRGVEFSKLGQGDEAGKEFNDLVDGVKHLIDTGLVDKEKVGITGGSYGGYASAWGATALTQHFAASVMFVGISDSISKKGTTDIPSEDYLVHTRDHPWNDKWNFYRERSPIYYVKKARTPILILGGADDTRVHPGQSMELYRFLKTIGKVPVRLIRYPGEGHGNRKAAARLDYNLRMMQWMEHYLIGPGGDPPPMKLDYGLPEKAEDKSDADESSDEQS